The following proteins are co-located in the Castor canadensis chromosome 5, mCasCan1.hap1v2, whole genome shotgun sequence genome:
- the Ybey gene encoding endoribonuclease YbeY, producing MSLVIRNLQRAIPIRRVPLRRKMEIVRSILGVQRFDLGIVYVDNKNIQHINRIYRKKNTPTDVLSFPFHENLKAGELPQPDFREDYNLGDIFLGVEYIFQQCKEDEDYYDMLTVTATHGLCHLLGFTHHSEAEWQKMYCQEKQVLEELSRCTGARLEPLTRGFY from the exons ATGAGTCTGGTGATCAGAAATTTGCAGCGAGCGATTCCAATTAGGAGAGTGCCACTTCGAAGGAAGATGGAGATTGTAAGGAGTATTTTAGGCGTGCAGAGATTTGACCTGGGGATCGTCTATGTTGACAACAAGAATATTCAGCACATTAATAGgatctacagaaagaaaaataccccAACTGATGTGCTTTCTTTCCCATTTCATGAG aaTCTGAAAGCAGGTGAACTTCCCCAGCCAGATTTTCGAGAGGATTATAATTTGGGAGACATTTTCCTAGGAGTGGAATATATCTTCCAGCAGTGCAAAGAAGACGAAGACTACTATGACATGCTGACT GTGACAGCTACCCACGGACTCTGTCACCTCCTGGGCTTCACACACCATTCAGAGGCCGAGTGGCAGAAG ATGTACTGCCAGGAGAAGCAGGTGCTGGAGGAGCTGAGCAGGTGCACTGGAGCCAGGCTTGAGCCCCTGACCAGAGGCTTCTACTGA